A region of the Dyadobacter sp. CECT 9275 genome:
GTAACCGGAAAGAAAAAAGAGGATGTAGCGGAGCTTTCAGGTGAGTTTTCTTTGGTTGTTTCCGACATCACGCGTTCAGCACCGGCCGAAGTAAATCAGGATTTTTTTGATAAAGTACTGGGCCCCGGACAAGTTGAAAACGAAGAGCAATTCAACGAAAAGGTGCTGGATATCATCAAGGGAAATTATGAAAGGGAAACAGAAGCGCTTTTGAGACGCGATATCGAACAGGCGTTACTGGATGCTATTTCAATTGAAGTACCTGAAGAATTCCTTAAAGACTGGCTGGAGCGTACCAACGAAGGCAAATTTACCCGTGAACAAATTGATGAGCAGTTCAACGATTTTCAGAAATCACTGAAGCTGAGCCTTATCAAAAATAAAATTGCTGACGCAGAAAGCATCAAGGTCGAGTATCCTGAAATTCTGGAATTTACCCGGGAAATGGTTCGCGGACAATTTGGTATCTATGGTGACGACGAAAATATGAAGGAAACCATTGACCGCGTGGCACAGGGCTACCTTGCTGACAAAGAACGTGATAACTACACCAGCATTTTCAATCAGGTTTTTGATGAGAAAGTGATAGGTTTTATCCGCAGCCAGGTGAGCACCGACGAGCAGACTATTGAAGTGGGCGAGTTTGAAGCCATCGCCAAAGGAGCGTAATTCTTTCAGTACATAATATGACTAAAAATACCGTCCGGAACCTCCGGGCGGTATTTTTATTAAAAGCCGATCCGTTCCCGCCGCTCACCTGCTTCATGGATAAGCTCGCGCCCAAACCATTGCCTGAATTTGCTTTTCCACTGTTCCAGCTCGTTGAAAAGTCTGAGATTTAACGCCGTCAGCCGGGCATTTTCCTGTCTCAGCCATTCTGTTTCGGACAAGGATACGATCTCCAGACCTAACATTTCGGGCAAGGAGGTATCCAGAATTCTGGCAATGCTTTCTATACGGGAAAACGTCAGCTCCGTCCGCCCTCTTTCAATATCTCCGTATGCCGTGGTGGACAAGCCCAGCATATCTGCCATATTTTCCTGGGAAAGGCCTTTTATTTGCCGCGCCTGAC
Encoded here:
- the tig gene encoding trigger factor, which encodes MEVLLEKNSPTLASLKVKLTKEDYQPKVDKTIKDYSKRVNLKGFRPGKVPSHVIQRMYGKSILVDEVNNILSKTVSSYIRDNKLQVVGDPIPDREKAELVDWDKADEFEFSYDLGVATDFEVNLSEIPAIKRYTINVDDNELNKTIDGLKDRFAESTHPEVSEAGDMIFGELKQESSDFTTKSAIPTKQVKEEVLSKFVGIKKDDVITFDIQNTFTDEAAIAHVTGKKKEDVAELSGEFSLVVSDITRSAPAEVNQDFFDKVLGPGQVENEEQFNEKVLDIIKGNYERETEALLRRDIEQALLDAISIEVPEEFLKDWLERTNEGKFTREQIDEQFNDFQKSLKLSLIKNKIADAESIKVEYPEILEFTREMVRGQFGIYGDDENMKETIDRVAQGYLADKERDNYTSIFNQVFDEKVIGFIRSQVSTDEQTIEVGEFEAIAKGA
- a CDS encoding helix-turn-helix transcriptional regulator; its protein translation is MNNNTNLPEKIRQARQIKGLSQENMADMLGLSTTAYGDIERGRTELTFSRIESIARILDTSLPEMLGLEIVSLSETEWLRQENARLTALNLRLFNELEQWKSKFRQWFGRELIHEAGERRERIGF